The following proteins come from a genomic window of Tenebrio molitor chromosome 9, icTenMoli1.1, whole genome shotgun sequence:
- the Mhc gene encoding myosin heavy chain, muscle isoform X36: MPKPVVQEGDDPDPTPYLFVSLEQKRIDQTKPYDAKKSCWVPDEKEGFVLGEIKGTKGDLVTVGLPGGEEKNFKKDQVTQVNPPKYEKAEDMSNLTYLNDASVLHNLKQRYYNQLIYTYSGLFCVAINPYKRFPVYTNRCAKLYRGKRRNEVPPHIFAISDGAYVNMLTNHENQSMLITGESGAGKTENTKKVIAYFATVGASSKKTEEQSKKGNLEDQVVQTNPVLEAFGNAKTVRNDNSSRFGKFIRIHFGPTGKLAGADIETYLLEKARVISQQSLERSYHIFYQIMSGAVPGLKEMALLSNNINDYYFVSQGKTTIPHVDDAEELQITDQAFDVLGFTQEEKDNIYRITASVMHMGCMKFKQRGREEQAECDGTEEGERVAKLLGVEAPALYNALCKPRIKVGAEFVTQGRNVNQVSYSVGAMSKAMFDRVFKYLVKKCNETLDTKQKRQHFIGVLDIAGFEIFDYNGFEQLCINFTNEKLQQFFNHHMFVLEQEEYKKEGIQWTFIDFGMDLLACIDLIEKPMGILSILEEESMFPKATDKTFEEKLNTNHLGKSPNFLKPKPPKPGQQAAHFAIGHYAGNVPYNITGWLEKNKDPLNDTVVDLFKKGTNKLLVDIFADHPGQSGAPDAGGGKGRGKKGGGFATVSSAYKEQLNNLMATLRSTQPHFVRCIIPNELKQPGVIDSHLVMHQLTCNGVLEGIRICRKGFPNRMVYPDFKLRYKILAASSIKDDFSPEKASQIILDTVNLDSEQFRLGKTKVFFRAGVLGQMEELRDERLGKIVTWMQSWVRGYLSRKEFKKLQEQRLALQVCQRNLRKYLKLRTWPWYKLWQKVKPLLNVTRIEDEIAKLEEKAAKAQEAYEREAKAKKELEGLYSKLLAEKTDLLSSLEGEKGSLSEVQERANKLQAQKSDLESQLSETQDRLSQEEDARNQLTQQKKKLEQEISGYKKDIEDIELNLQKSEQDKATKDHQIRNLNDEIAHQDELINKLNKEKKLSGESSQKIAEELQAAEDKVNHLNKVKAKLEQTLDELEDSLEREKKLRGDVEKSKRKVEGDLKLTQEAVADLERNKKELEQTIQRKDKEISSLTAKLEDEQSVVGKLQKQIKELQARIEELEEEVEAERQARAKAEKQRADLARELEELGERLEEAGGATSAQIELNKKREAELAKLRRDLEESNIQHEGTLANLRKKHNDAVSEMGEQIDQLNKLKAKAERDRASIYTELQQTRSAVEQIGREKAAVEKVSKQLQQQLNDVQGKLDETNRTLNDFDAAKKKLSIENSDLLRQLEEAESQVSQLSKIKVSLTTQLEDTKRLADEEGRERATLLGKFRNLEHDLDNIREQVEEEAEAKADIQRQLSKSNAEAQLWRQKYESEGIARSEELEEAKRKLQARLAEAEETIESLNQKVVALEKTKQRLTTEVEDLQIEVDRANAIASAAEKKQKAFDKIIGEWKLKVDDLAAELDASQKECRNYSTELFRLKGAYEEGQEQLEAVRRENKNLADEVKDLLDQIGEGGRNIHEIEKARKRLEAEKDELQAALEEAEAALEQEENKVLRSQLELSQVRQEIDRRIQEKEEEFENTRKNHQRALDSMQASLEAEAKGKAEALRMKKKLEADINELEIALDHANKANAEAQKTIKRYQQQLKDTQTALEEEQRARDEAREQLGISERRANALQNELEESRTLLEQADRARRQAEQELGDAHEQLNDLSAQNSSLSAAKRKLETELQTLHSDLDELLNEAKNSEEKAKKAMVDAARLADELRAEQDHAQTQEKLRKALETQIKDLQVRLDEAEANALKGGKKLIQKLEQRVRELENELDSEQRRHADAQKNLRKSERRIKELSFQAEEDRKNHERMQDLVDKLQQKIKTYKRQIEEAEEIAALNLAKFRKAQQELEEAEERADLAEQAIAKFRAKGRGGSAARGGSPAPPRQRPQLDGLTFPPRFDLAPENEF, encoded by the exons ATGCCTAAACCAGTGGTCCAAGAGGGGGACGATCCAGATCCGACCCCGTACTTGTTCGTTTCTCTTGAACAGAAACGTATCGACCAGACCAAGCCCTACGATGCCAAGAAATCATGCTGGGTCCCGGACGAAAAGGAGGGTTTCGTACTTGGTGAGATCAAGGGGACGAAGGGCGATCTCGTCACCGTCGGACTCCCCGGCGGAGAG GAGAAGAACTTCAAGAAGGACCAAGTGACCCAAGTCAACCCGCCCAAATACGAGAAAGCTGAGGATATGTCCAATTTGACATACCTCAACGACGCTTCCGTATTGCATAATCTCAAGCAAAGATACTATAACCAACTTATCTAT ACTTACTCTGGTCTTTTCTGCGTCGCTATCAACCCCTACAAGCGCTTCCCCGTCTACACCAACCGCTGCGCCAAGTTGTACCGTGGCAAGAGGCGTAATGAAGTCCCACCCCATATCTTCGCCATTTCTGACGGTGCCTACGTTAACATGTTGACCA ACCACGAGAATCAATCTATGTTGATTAC TGGTGAGTCTGGTGCCGGAAAAACTGAGAACACGAAGAAGGTAATTGCCTACTTCGCCACTGTCGGCGCTTCATCTAAGAAAACTGAAGAACAATCCAAGAAGGGTAACTTGGAAGATCAGGTCGTACAAACTAACCCTGTACTTGAAGCCTTCGGTAACGCCAAGACCGTGCGTAATGACAACTCTTCACGTTTC GGTAAATTCATCCGTATCCACTTCGGTCCAACTGGTAAACTGGCCGGTGCTGATATTGAGACTT ATCTACTCGAGAAAGCTCGTGTCATCTCCCAACAGTCCCTGGAGAGATCCTACCACATCTTCTACCAGATCATGTCTGGTGCCGTCCCTGGACTTAAGG AAATGGCTTTACTCTCTAACAACATCAATGACTACTACTTCGTCAGTCAGGGTAAAACCACAATTCCCCACGTTGATGATGCTGAAGAACTCCAAATCACCGAC CAAGCCTTCGACGTTCTGGGTTTCACCCAAGAGGAGAAGGACAACATCTACAGAATCACTGCCTCTGTAATGCACATGGGTTGCATGAAGTTCAAACAAAGAGGTCGTGAAGAGCAGGCTGAATGTGACGGTACCGAG GAAGGTGAACGCGTCGCCAAACTGTTGGGTGTTGAAGCCCCCGCTTTGTACAACGCTCTTTGCAAGCCCAGGATCAAGGTCGGTGCCGAGTTCGTCACCCAGGGTCGTAATGTCAACCAGGTCTCCTATTCCGTGGGTGCCATGTCGAAGGCCATGTTCGACAGGGTTTTCAAATATCTCGTCAAGAAGTGTAACGAGACCCTTGACACCAAACAGAAGAGACAGCACTTCATCGGTGTACTGGATATCGCCGGTTTCGAAATCTTCGAC TACAACGGTTTTGAACAACTGTGTATTAACTTTACCAATGAGAAACTTCAACAATTCTTTAACCATCACATGTTCGTACTCGAGCAAGAAGAGTACAAGAAAGAGGGTATCCAATGGACATTTATTGATTTTGGCATGGATTTGTTAGCCTGTATTGATTTGATTGAAAAG CCTATGGGTATCTTGTCCATCCTTGAAGAAGAGTCTATGTTCCCCAAGGCCACTGACAAGACTTTTGAGGAGAAATTGAACACCAACCACTTGGGCAAATCTCCCAACTTCTTGAAGCCCAAACCACCAAAGCCTGGCCAACAAGCTGCTCACTTCGCCATCGGCCATTACGCCGGCAAC GTACCCTACAATATCACCGGTTGGTTGGAGAAGAACAAGGACCCCTTGAACGACACCGTGGTCGACTTGTTCAAGAAGGGCACCAACAAACTCTTGGTGGACATCTTCGCGGATCATCCTGGTCAATCTGGTGCTCCCGATGCTGGTGGCGGCAAGG GTCGTGGTAAGAAGGGAGGTGGTTTTGCTACTGTATCTTCAGCCTACAAG GAACAATTGAACAACTTGATGGCCACCTTGCGCTCTACCCAGCCGCATTTCGTCCGTTGCATCATTCCCAATGAATTGAAACAGCCCGGAGTCATCGACTCTCATCTTGTCATGCACCAGCTGACTTGCAACGGTGTACTTGAAGGAATTCGTATTTGCAGAAAAGGTTTCCCCAACAGGATGGTTTACCCCGACTTCAAACTTCG ATACAAAATTCTGGCCGCAAGTTCTATTAAGGATGACTTTAGCCCCGAGAAAGCTTCTCAGATCATTTTGGATACTGTGAACCTCGATTCCGAACAATTCCGTCTCGGTAAAACAAAG GTCTTCTTCCGCGCCGGTGTCCTGGGTCAAATGGAGGAGCTTCGCGACGAGCGTCTTGGCAAGATCGTCACCTGGATGCAATCTTGGGTACGCGGTTACCTCTCCAGGAAAGAGTTCAAGAAGTTGCAAGAACAGCGCTTGGCTCTCCAAGTGTGCCAGAGGAACTTGCGCAAGTACCTCAAGCTTCGCACCTGGCCCTGGTACAAGTTGTGGCAGAAAGTCAAGCCTCTCCTCAACGTCACCCGCATCGAGGATGAGATTGCG AAACTGGAGGAGAAAGCTGCCAAGGCCCAAGAAGCATACGAACGCGAGGCCAAAGCCAAGAAGGAATTGGAGGGACTCTACTCCAAACTCTTGGCAGAAAAGACTGATCTTCTCTCCTCTCTCGAAGGCGAAAAGGGATCCCTTTCCGAGGTCCAGGAGAGAGCCAACAAGCTCCAAGCCCAAAAGAGCGATCTTGAAAGTCAATTATCC GAAACTCAAGACCGTCTCAGCCAGGAGGAAGATGCACGCAACCAACTGACGCaacagaaaaagaaattggagCAAGAAATCTCCGGTTACAAGAAGGACATCGAAGATATTGAGCTCAACCTCCAGAAATCCGAGCAGGACAAAGCCACCAAGGACCACCAGATCAGAAACTTGAACGATGAGATCGCCCACCAAGATGAACTCATCAACAAGCTCAACAAGGAGAAGAAACTCTCCGGCGAGAGCAGCCAAAAGATCGCTGAGGAGCTCCAAGCCGCCGAAGACAAAGTCAATCACTTGAACAAAGTCAAGGCTAAGCTCGAGCAGACCCTCGACGAATTGGAGGACTCCCTCGAGCGCGAGAAGAAACTCCGCGGTGACGTGGAGAAGTCCAAGCGCAAGGTTGAAGGCGATCTCAAGCTGACCCAGGAAGCCGTGGCCGATCTCGAACGCAACAAGAAGGAACTCGAACAGACCATCCAACGCAAAGACAAGGAGATCTCATCTCTCACTGCCAAACTCGAAGACGAACAATCCGTTGTGGGCAAACTCCAGAAACAAATCAAGGAACTCCAGGCCAGGATCGAGGAACTCGAAGAGGAAGTCGAAGCCGAACGTCAAGCTCGCGCCAAGGCTGAGAAGCAACGCGCCGATTTGGCCAGGGAACTCGAGGAACTCGGCGAGCGTCTCGAGGAAGCCGGCGGTGCCACCTCCGCTCAAATCGAACTCAACAAGAAACGCGAAGCCGAACTTGCCAAACTCAGGAGGGACTTGGAAGAATCCAACATCCAACACGAAGGTACTCTCGCCAATCTCAGGAAGAAGCACAACGATGCCGTTTCCGAGATGGGTGAACAAATCGACCAACTCAACAAACTCAAGGCTAA GGCTGAAAGAGACCGCGCTAGCATTTACACTGAGCTTCAGCAAACTCGCAGTGCGGTGGAACAAATCGGTCGGGAAAAG GCTGCCGTCGAAAAAGTATCTAAGCAACTCCAACAACAACTCAATGACGTCCAAGGCAAACTCGATGAAACCAACCGCACTCTCAACGACTTCGATGCCGCCAAGAAGAAGCTCTCCATCGAAAACTCTGACCTCCTCCGCCAACTCGAAGAAGCCGAATCTCAAGTCTCTCAACTCAGCAAGATCAAGGTCTCCCTCACCACCCAATTGGAAGACACCAAGAGGCTCGCCGACGAAGAAGGTCGCGAACGCGCCACTCTCCTCGGCAAATTCCGCAACTTGGAACACGACTTGGACAACATCCGCGAACAAGTTGAAGAGGAAGCCGAAGCTAAGGCCGACATCCAACGCCAACTCAGCAAGTCCAACGCTGAAGCTCAACTCTGGCGCCAGAAATACGAATCCGAAGGTATCGCCCGCTCTGAAGAACTCGAAGAGGCCAAGAGGAAACTCCAGGCCCGTCTCGCTGAAGCCGAAGAGACCATCGAGTCCCTCAACCAGAAGGTTGTAGCTTTGGAGAAGACCAAGCAGCGATTGACCACCGAAGTCGAAGATTTGCAAATCGAAGTCGACAGGGCTAACGCCATTGCCAGCGCTGCCGAGAAGAAACAGAAGGCCTTCGACAAGATCATCGGAGAATGGAAGCTCAAGGTTGACGATTTGGCCGCCGAGCTCGACGCCAGCCAGAAGGAATGCCGCAACTACTCCACCGAATTGTTCAGGCTCAAGGGAGCTTACGAAGAGGGACAGGAACAACTCGAAGCTGTCCGCCGCGAGAACAAGAACTTGGCCGACGAAGTCAAGGATCTCCTCGACCAAATCGGCGAAGGTGGCCGCAACATCCACGAGATCGAGAAGGCCAGGAAACGCTTGGAAGCCGAGAAAGACGAACTCCAAGCCGCCTTGGAGGAAGCCGAAGCCGCCCTCGAACAAGAAGAGAACAAAGTGTTGCGCAGCCAACTCGAGTTGTCTCAAGTCCGCCAAGAGATCgaccgccgcatccaagagaAAGAGGAGGAATTCGAAAACACCCGCAAGAATCATCAACGCGCTCTCGACTCCATGCAAGCCTCCCTCGAAGCCGAAGCCAAAGGCAAGGCTGAGGCTCTTCGCATGAAGAAGAAGTTGGAAGCCGACATCAACGAGCTCGAAATCGCCTTGGACCACGCCAACAAG GCCAACGCCGAGGCCCAGAAGACCATCAAGCGCTACCAACAACAGCTCAAGGACACCCAGACCGCCCTCGAGGAGGAACAACGTGCCCGCGACGAAGCCCGCGAACAACTCGGCATCTCTGAGCGCCGCGCCAACGCCCTCCAGAACGAACTCGAAGAGAGCCGCACTCTCTTGGAACAAGCCGACCGCGCTCGCCGCCAAGCCGAGCAAGAATTGGGTGACGCCCACGAGCAACTCAACGACCTGTCCGCCCAGAACTCGTCTCTCTCCGCTGCCAAGAGGAAACTCGAGACCGAGCTCCAGACCCTCCACTCTGACCTCGACGAACTCCTGAACGAGGCCAAGAACTCCGAAGAGAAGGCGAAGAAAGCCATGGTCGACGCCGCTCGTCTCGCCGACGAACTCCGCGCCGAACAAGACCACGCCCAGACCCAGGAGAAACTCCGCAAGGCTCTCGAGACCCAGATCAAGGATCTCCAAGTCCGTCTCGACGAGGCCGAAGCCAACGCCCTCAAGGGAGGCAAGAAGCTGATCCAGAAACTCGAACAGCGCGTCAGGGAGTTGGAGAACGAATTGGACAGCGAACAGAGGAGACACGCCGACGCCCAGAAGAACTTGAGGAAATCGGAGCGCCGCATCAAGGAGCTGAGCTTCCAAGCCGAGGAAGACCGCAAGAACCACGAACGCATGCAGGATCTCGTCGACAAGTTGCAACAAAAGATCAAGACCTACAAGAGGCAGATCGAGGAAGCCGAAGAAATCGCCGCCCTCAACTTGGCTAAATTCCGCAAGGCTCAACAGGAGTTGGAGGAAGCCGAGGAACGTGCCGACCTCGCTGAACAGGCCATCGCTAAATTCCGCGCGAAGGGACGTGGGGGATCCGCCGCCAGGGGAGGCAGCCCAGCG CCCCCGAGACAGCGCCCCCAATTAGACGGCCTTACCTTCCCACCAAGGTTCGACCTGGCTCCTGAAAACgaattctaa